The Mustela erminea isolate mMusErm1 chromosome 6, mMusErm1.Pri, whole genome shotgun sequence genome includes a region encoding these proteins:
- the DNAJB7 gene encoding dnaJ homolog subfamily B member 7: MVDYYEVLGVQRYASPEDIKKAYRKVALKWHPDKNPENKEEAERKFKEVAEAYAVLSNNEKRDIYDKYGQEGLNGRGRSHFDDSFDYDFTFCKADDVFTEIFDERETFSFHFFEDSLEELLNSPRNSCGSKDTRSFFATSSQYPVFERFSSYDTGYTSYGSLGHKGLNSFSSLAFDESGLSNYITVTASDKTGNRNTNTQRITENDQEIEVDKDVELNSFLINGAEDEEGFAEECSWRRKSLNNYSPKSHSLKQVTQYTFVDNDEQDVYWVTSSWNPSMLSAGLKEDGKRKKKKHKAVQKSTKNNR, translated from the coding sequence ATGGTGGATTACTATGAAGTTCTAGGAGTGCAGAGATATGCTTCACCTGAGGACATTAAAAAGGCTTATCGTAAAGTGGCACTCAAATGGCACCCtgataaaaatccagaaaataaagaagaagctGAGAGAAAATTCAAAGAAGTAGCTGAGGCATATGCGGTAttatcaaataatgaaaaaagggaCATTTATGATAAATATGGCCAAGAAGGATTAAATGGCAGAGGCAGAAGTCACTTCGATGATTCTTTTGACTATGACTTCACATTCTGTAAGGCAGATGATGTCTTTACAGAAATTTTTGATGAAagggaaacattttcatttcatttctttgaagacTCACTTGAGGAACTTTTAAATAGTCCAAGAAACTCCTGTGGAAGCAAAGATACAAGATCCTTTTTTGCTACCTCAAGTCAATATCCAGTTTTTGAGAGATTTTCTTCATATGATACAGGATATACATCCTATGGTTCACTGGGCCACAAGGGCCTTAATTCATTCTCCTCCCTGGCATTCGATGAAAGTGGGTTAAGCAACTACATAACTGTTACAGCTTCAGATAAGACTGGTAatagaaatacaaacacacagagaatTACTGAGAACGATCAAGAAATAGAAGTTGATAAGGATGTTGAGTTGAACTCCTTCCTTATAAATGGTGCGGAAGATGAAGAAGGCTTTGCAGAAGAATGCAGTTGGAGAAGAAAGTCACTTAACAATTACTCACCAAAGTCCCATAGCCTCAAACAAGTAACTCAATATACTTTTGTGGATAATGATGAACAAGATGTATATTGGGTCACCAGCAGCTGGAATCCCTCTATGCTCTCAGCAGGATTAAAAGAAGatggtaagaggaaaaaaaaaaagcataaagccGTGCAGAAGTCAACTAAAAACAATCGTTAA
- the ST13 gene encoding hsc70-interacting protein, whose translation MDPRKVSELRAFVKMCKQDPSVLHTEEMRFLREWVESMGGKIPPATHKTKSEDSIKEEKPDSKKAEENIKTDEPSSEESDLEIDNEGVIEPDTDAPQEMGDENAEITEEMMDQANDKKVAAIDALNDGELQKAIDLFTDAIKLNPRLAILYAKRASVFIKLQKPNAAIRDCDRAIEINPDSAQPYKWRGKAHRLLGHWEEAAHDLALACKLDYDEDASAMLKEVQPRAQKIAEHRRKYERKREEREIKERIERVKKAREEHERAQREEEARRQSGAQYGSFPGGFPGGMPGNFPGGMPGMAGGMPGMAGMPGLNEILSDPEVLAAMQDPEVMVAFQDVAQNPANMSKYQSNPKVMNLISKLSAKFGGQA comes from the exons ATGGACCCCCGCAAAGTGAGCGAGCTTCGGGCTTTCGTGAAAATGTGTAAGCAGGATCCGAGCGTTCTGCACACCGAGGAAATGCGTTTCCTgcgggagtgggtggagag CATGGGGGGTAAAATACCACCTGCCACTCATAAAACTAAATCAGAAGACAGTATCAAG GAAGAAAAACCAGATAGTAAGAAGGCggaggaaaacataaagacagaTGAACCATCAAGTGAGGAGAGTGATCTAG AAATTGACAATGAAGGTGTGATTGAACCAGATACCGATGCCCCTCAAGAAATGGGAGATGAAAATGCAGAG ATAACCGAGGAAATGATGGATCAGGCAAATGATAAAAAAGTGGCTGCCATTGATGCCCTAAATGatg GTGAACTACAGAAAGCCATTGACTTGTTCACAGATGCCATCAAACTAAATCCTCGCTTGGCCATTCTGTATGCCAAGAGAGCCAG tgtCTTCATCAAATTACAGAAGCCAAATGCTGCCATTCGAGACTGTGACAGAGCTATTGAAATAAATCCTGATTCAGCTCAGCCTTATAAGTGGCGCGGGAAAGCACATAG ACTTCTGGGCCATTGGGAAGAAGCAGCACATGATCTTGCCCTTGCTTGCAAACTGGATTATGATGAAGATGCTAGTGCGATGCTGAAAGAAGTTCAACCGAGG GCCCAGAAAATTGCCGAACATCGGAGAAAATACGAGCGAAAACGTGAAGAGCgagagatcaaagaaagaatagaaagggtTAAGAAGGCTCGGGAAGAACACGAGAGAGCCCAGAGG GAGGAAGAAGCCAGACGACAATCAGGAGCTCAGTATGGCTCTTTCccag GTGGCTTTCCTGGGGGGATGCCTGGTAATTTTCCTGGAGGAATGCCTGGAATGGCAGGGGGGATGCCTGGAATGGCAGGAATGCCTGGGCTCAATGAAATTCTTAGTGATCCGGAAGTTCTTGCAGCCATGCAG GATCCAGAAGTTATGGTGGCCTTCCAGGATGTGGCCCAGAACCCAGCGAATATGTCAAAATATCAGAGCAACCCAAAGGTTATGAATCTCatcagtaaattgtcagccaaATTTGGAGGTCAAGCATAA